A single Glycine soja cultivar W05 chromosome 14, ASM419377v2, whole genome shotgun sequence DNA region contains:
- the LOC114384325 gene encoding deoxyuridine 5'-triphosphate nucleotidohydrolase-like: MAGKFSAMRTFRAISLPLPLYKPYPHLQFPFLSSNLSIHHRVSSMAQPQPESHATNGSHEPLLKIPKLHQNGDVSATAPFLRVKKLSDKAVLPSRASTLSAGYDLSSAVETKVPARGKALVATDISIAIPEGTYARVAPRSGLAWKHSIDVGAGVIDADYRGPVGVILFNHSDTDFEVKVGDRVAQLIIEKIVTPNVVTEVEDLDETVRGEGGFGSTGV, encoded by the exons ATGGCGGGAAAATTCAGTGCCATGAGAACATTTCGCGCCatttctcttcctcttcctctataTAAACCCTACCCTCACCTTCAATTTCCATTTCTCtcgtcaaatttatccattcaCCACAGAGTTTCTTCAATGGCCCAGCCTCAACCAGAGTCCCACGCCACCAATGGCTCACACGAGCCATTGCTCAAAATCCCAAAGCTCCACCAAAACGGCGACGTTTCCGCAACCGCTCCCTTTCTCCGCGTCAAGAAGCTCTCCGACAAGGCCGTTTTGCCCTCTAGGGCTTCCACTCTCTCCGCCGGTTACGATCTCTCTAG CGCGGTGGAGACGAAGGTCCCGGCGAGAGGGAAGGCTCTGGTGGCCACTGACATCAGCATCGCGATTCCAGAGGGCACATATGCTCGCGTTG CGCCGCGTTCGGGGTTGGCGTGGAAGCACTCGATCGACGTGGGTGCGGGGGTGATAGATGCGGATTACAGGGGTCCGGTTGGGGTTATACTTTTCAACCATTCGGACACGGATTTTGAGGTGAAGGTTGGGGACAGGGTTGCGCAACTTATCATTGAGAAGATTGTGACACCGAATGTTGTTACAGAGGTCGAGGATTTGGATGAGACTGTTAGAGGTGAAGGTGGGTTTGGATCCACCGGTGTTTGA